One segment of Balaenoptera ricei isolate mBalRic1 chromosome 8, mBalRic1.hap2, whole genome shotgun sequence DNA contains the following:
- the COMMD9 gene encoding COMM domain-containing protein 9 isoform X1 → MAALTAEVFAALQSLLKASSKDVVRQLCQESFSSSALGSKKLLDVTCSSLSVTQEEAEQLLQALHRLTRLVVFRDLSSAEAILALFPENFHQNLKNLLTKIILEHVPTWRAEAQTNQRLAVGSWALSVCLPQRLAVWIPCIAHVQPLELPAVEGRLSHAGGVRTEPSCPHTVSLPRLVDLDWRVDIRTSSDSISRMAVPTCLLQMKIQEDASLCGEQPSMSAVTVELSKETLDTMLDGLGRIRDQLSAVASK, encoded by the exons GCCTCCTCGAAAGATGTTGTCAGACAGCTGTGCCAAGAGAGCTTTTCCAGTTCAGCCCTTGGCTCGAAAAAGCTCTTGGATGTTACGTGTTCCAGCTTGTCTGTGACCCAGGAGGAGGCAGAACAA CTGCTCCAGGCTCTGCACCGCCTCACCAGGCTAGTGGTGTTCCGTGACCTGTCCTCCGCTGAGGCGATTCTGGCACTCTTTCCTGAAAATTTCCACCAAAACCTCAAAAACCTGCTGACAAAAATCATCCTAGAACACGT ACCTACTTGGAGAGCTGAAGCCCAAACAAATCAGA GGCTTGCTGTGGGGTCTTGggccctgtctgtctgtctccctcagaGGCTTGCTGTGTGGATCCCATGCATTGCGCACGTGCAGCCCTTGGAGCTGCCTGCCGTCGAGGGAAGGCTTAGTCACGCAGGCGGCGTGCGCACTGAGCCGAGCTGTCCCCACACAGTCTCTCTGCCGCGCCTGGTCGACCTGGACTGGAGGGTGGACATCAGAACCTCCTCAGACAGCATCAGCCGCATGGCCGTCCCGACCTGCCTGCTCCAGATGAAG ATCCAGGAAGATGCCAGTCTGTGTGGGGAGCAGCCCTCCATGTCAGCTGTCACCGTGGAGCTGAGTAAGGAGACCCTGGACACGATGTTAGACGGGTTGGGCCGCATCCGGGACCAGCTCTCCGCTGTGGCCAGCAAGTGA
- the COMMD9 gene encoding COMM domain-containing protein 9 isoform X2, which yields MAALTAEVFAALQSLLKASSKDVVRQLCQESFSSSALGSKKLLDVTCSSLSVTQEEAEQLLQALHRLTRLVVFRDLSSAEAILALFPENFHQNLKNLLTKIILEHVPTWRAEAQTNQISLPRLVDLDWRVDIRTSSDSISRMAVPTCLLQMKIQEDASLCGEQPSMSAVTVELSKETLDTMLDGLGRIRDQLSAVASK from the exons GCCTCCTCGAAAGATGTTGTCAGACAGCTGTGCCAAGAGAGCTTTTCCAGTTCAGCCCTTGGCTCGAAAAAGCTCTTGGATGTTACGTGTTCCAGCTTGTCTGTGACCCAGGAGGAGGCAGAACAA CTGCTCCAGGCTCTGCACCGCCTCACCAGGCTAGTGGTGTTCCGTGACCTGTCCTCCGCTGAGGCGATTCTGGCACTCTTTCCTGAAAATTTCCACCAAAACCTCAAAAACCTGCTGACAAAAATCATCCTAGAACACGT ACCTACTTGGAGAGCTGAAGCCCAAACAAATCAGA TCTCTCTGCCGCGCCTGGTCGACCTGGACTGGAGGGTGGACATCAGAACCTCCTCAGACAGCATCAGCCGCATGGCCGTCCCGACCTGCCTGCTCCAGATGAAG ATCCAGGAAGATGCCAGTCTGTGTGGGGAGCAGCCCTCCATGTCAGCTGTCACCGTGGAGCTGAGTAAGGAGACCCTGGACACGATGTTAGACGGGTTGGGCCGCATCCGGGACCAGCTCTCCGCTGTGGCCAGCAAGTGA